TTTCGCTTCCGGGACGCCCTTGGGGCCGTGACCGCGGCGTTGAGGATCTTCGAGTCGGTGGAGACTTTTTTCATCTGGGGTTTCCCCTTCGAGGAGATGGAAGATTTCTACCAGACGGCCCTGCAGATGGCCCGGTTCCGCCAGATGGGGGTCACGGTGCTGCCTTCGCTGCTCTCCATGCTGCCCCAGACCGATATCTATCGCGAGTACCGCCAGGGCACCTATGGGGGGGCGCTGGCCCTGGTGCCCGAACTCGTGCCCATTTACGTGGTGACGGGCCACGAGATCGTGGACACCTGGAACTCGGTGCCCGGTCGCTACCGTGCCTATTACGATTTCATCGGTGCCCACGAGGAGGTCTTCCCGGGATTTTTTCTGTTCGATCCCGAAAGCAATGTGCTGCCCAAATATCAGGCCATGCGAGAGATGGGATTCGCATGAGCCGCCGGTTGAAAAGCGTCGCCGTACTGGGCGGGAGCCGCTTCATCGGCCTTGCCATCGTGGAGGCGTTGCTGGCAAAGGGTTGTCGCGTCTTGACGGTCAACCGGGGTGTGACGCCGGTGCGCTGTTCCAGCCCCGTCGAGCGGGTGACGGCCGACCGTCGTGACCCGGCCGGCTATGCACGCGCCCTGGCGGGCATCGACGTCGAGGCCGTCGTGGACGTGACGGCCTACCGCCCCGAAGAGACCCGGGTGGTGGTGGCGTCTTTTGGTGGGCGCATCGGGCGTCTGGTGCACATCAGCAGCCTGAGCGTTTACCGATGGCCGTTGCCCTGTCCCGTCCAGGAAGACGCGCCGCTTGAAGACGATCCCCGGCATGAATACGGGTACGGCAAGGCGGCCTGCGAGCGCCTGCTCTTTTCTCAGCCCACCGAACGGCTGCCCTGGACCGCTCTGCGGCTGCCCGCCGTATTCGGCCCTCACGATCCACACTCCCGCGAGGCCTATCTGCTGCGACAGATCCTAAAGGATAAAACGATTGTCGTGCCGCCCCGGCCATACCTGTGCCAGAATCTGGTTGCTGCCGATGCGGCCCGGGCCGTGTGCGCCCTGCTCGAAAGTCCCCATGCGGTCGGTCGGGCCTATAATGCCGGGGACGAGCCCTTCACCCTCGAAGGCTATGTGGGACTTATCGCCGGGCTGGTGGGCCGGCCGGCGCGCATGGTTCGCGCTTCGACCCGGGTGCTGGTACGCGATGGGGCCCATCCGGAAAGGATTCCCTACTACTTCGAAGGCGACGTGGTGCTCGATACCCGCAGGATTCGCGACGAGATCGGATTTTCGCCGCTGCGGCCCGTGGAGGAGGCTATGGCCGCGACCGTGGAAGAAATTACCAGGGCACCCGGCGGGATCGATTCCGCCGGGTGGGGCCTGCCTTGGGAGGCGCCGTTCCCGGCTGGCCCTCTGGATCTTTTCCGAAATTCCGGATCTCAAGCGCCTGATAGCCCTTGACGCCAGGCACGAGGGCCATGCTGCGGGCTACCTGTTGCAGTCTCCTCTATGGTACCTTCTGGGGCACCTTCTGGGGCACCTTCTGGGGCATCTTCTGGGGTACCTTCTGGAGAAAGGTTCACCTGCCGGGATCGACCATGCGTCCCATGAAC
This Desulfatitalea tepidiphila DNA region includes the following protein-coding sequences:
- a CDS encoding NAD-dependent epimerase/dehydratase family protein; amino-acid sequence: MSRRLKSVAVLGGSRFIGLAIVEALLAKGCRVLTVNRGVTPVRCSSPVERVTADRRDPAGYARALAGIDVEAVVDVTAYRPEETRVVVASFGGRIGRLVHISSLSVYRWPLPCPVQEDAPLEDDPRHEYGYGKAACERLLFSQPTERLPWTALRLPAVFGPHDPHSREAYLLRQILKDKTIVVPPRPYLCQNLVAADAARAVCALLESPHAVGRAYNAGDEPFTLEGYVGLIAGLVGRPARMVRASTRVLVRDGAHPERIPYYFEGDVVLDTRRIRDEIGFSPLRPVEEAMAATVEEITRAPGGIDSAGWGLPWEAPFPAGPLDLFRNSGSQAPDSP